In Arthrobacter sp. StoSoilB5, one genomic interval encodes:
- a CDS encoding ABC transporter permease, whose amino-acid sequence MTSKDQTPGKDQTPEESASEVRAADVALDTAGGTLEPSIVPVSSQSGGTSHQQGSTMRKIVTGSGFVSVLAVIVALFLGGLLIAGTDKKVAESAGYFFARPTDFLLALWNAMTKSYVALFQGSVFNPRQGFMPLLETMTVATPLICAGLGVALAFRAGLFNIGAQGQIIISATLAAYVGFTWHLPFGLHLLLVIIVGVLGGAAWGAIVGILKARTGAHEVIVTIMLNYVALFLLDFLLNTAAFRRPGDNSPISPRLDDTATYPVLIPDSRLHLGFLVAVLLTYGVWWMLNRSTIGFEFRAVGANPVAARTAGVKVPRATILVMAFAGALAAFGGVAQVAGTEKVLTGGVAGQIGFDSITVALLGRSTPWGTFFAGLLFGAFRAGAVQMQIQTGTPIDIVLVVQSLIVLFIAAPPLIRSIFRLEPKKKTNTPRAARKAALANATGGAK is encoded by the coding sequence ATGACGAGTAAGGACCAGACCCCGGGTAAGGACCAGACTCCCGAGGAATCTGCCTCGGAAGTACGCGCGGCGGACGTCGCACTCGATACCGCTGGTGGCACGCTGGAACCGTCCATCGTTCCCGTGTCCTCGCAGAGCGGGGGCACCAGTCACCAGCAAGGCAGCACGATGCGCAAGATCGTCACGGGCAGCGGCTTTGTCTCCGTCCTGGCGGTTATCGTGGCGCTGTTCCTGGGCGGTTTGCTCATTGCCGGCACGGACAAGAAGGTTGCCGAGAGCGCGGGTTACTTCTTCGCGCGGCCAACGGACTTCCTGCTGGCGCTGTGGAATGCCATGACAAAGAGCTACGTCGCGTTGTTCCAGGGCTCGGTCTTCAACCCCCGCCAAGGTTTCATGCCCCTGCTTGAAACCATGACGGTGGCCACGCCGCTGATCTGTGCAGGCCTCGGCGTTGCCCTGGCCTTCCGCGCAGGCTTGTTCAACATCGGCGCCCAAGGCCAGATCATCATCAGCGCCACGTTGGCTGCCTACGTCGGCTTCACGTGGCACTTGCCCTTCGGGCTCCACTTGCTGCTCGTCATCATCGTGGGCGTCCTCGGAGGCGCTGCCTGGGGTGCGATAGTTGGCATCCTCAAAGCCAGGACCGGGGCGCACGAGGTCATCGTGACCATCATGCTGAACTACGTCGCGCTGTTCCTCCTGGACTTCCTCCTGAACACTGCGGCGTTCCGGCGACCGGGGGACAACAGCCCCATCTCACCCCGGCTGGATGACACTGCCACCTACCCCGTGCTCATTCCAGATTCCCGGCTCCACCTGGGCTTCCTGGTAGCGGTGCTGCTGACGTACGGCGTGTGGTGGATGCTGAACCGCTCCACCATTGGCTTTGAGTTCCGCGCAGTCGGCGCCAACCCCGTGGCCGCGCGGACGGCCGGGGTCAAGGTACCCCGTGCCACCATCCTGGTGATGGCCTTTGCCGGCGCGCTCGCAGCCTTCGGCGGAGTTGCCCAGGTGGCCGGTACGGAAAAGGTGCTGACTGGCGGCGTAGCGGGCCAGATCGGCTTCGACTCCATCACCGTTGCACTGCTTGGCCGAAGCACTCCATGGGGAACGTTCTTCGCGGGCCTTCTCTTTGGTGCTTTCCGGGCCGGCGCAGTCCAGATGCAGATCCAAACGGGCACGCCCATCGACATCGTGCTGGTGGTCCAGTCCCTGATCGTCCTGTTCATCGCAGCACCCCCCTTGATCAGGTCGATCTTCAGGCTTGAGCCCAAAAAGAAGACCAACACGCCTAGGGCTGCCCGGAAAGCGGCCCTTGCCAACGCCACCGGAGGTGCCAAGTGA
- a CDS encoding ABC transporter permease, with the protein MSATSTAPLPGATAAPGLRPSLKVPVSLGVLALIALVFFGLMGPDQTAEMKISDPGDAFAVPALAIPGQVGGIVLAIVLLAMAAYSIYLWTRGERSPKWLPIAFAVVFVFALLVWIVAGARQPSISLAGLVAGSVTLAVPLVFGSLSGVLCERVGVVNIAIEGQLLGGAFTAALVATVTGSPYVGLIAAAAAGATVSMVLAVFSIKYLVNQIIVGVVLNVLVSGLTGFLFGTVMAPNKEQFNTPGRLDILPIPFLSDIPIIGPILFKQSIAGYLMYVAVAVVWFGLFKTRWGLRVRAVGEHPQAADTLGINVNATRFWNVTLGGAIAGIGGAVFTLVTIDSFTKEISGGRGFIALAALIFGRWNPIGAFLASLLFGFAYNLQSILGIIGTPVPSQFMAMLPYLVTIFAVAGLVGRSRPPAASGIPYVKG; encoded by the coding sequence GTGAGCGCAACATCCACCGCTCCACTACCGGGCGCAACAGCAGCGCCTGGGCTCCGCCCGTCTTTGAAGGTCCCCGTTTCGCTCGGCGTCCTGGCACTCATTGCGCTCGTGTTCTTCGGCCTCATGGGCCCGGACCAGACGGCGGAGATGAAAATCAGCGATCCCGGTGACGCCTTTGCCGTCCCGGCGCTGGCGATTCCAGGCCAGGTAGGTGGCATCGTCCTGGCCATCGTGCTCCTGGCCATGGCCGCTTACTCGATCTACCTGTGGACACGGGGGGAGCGCTCACCCAAGTGGTTGCCCATCGCCTTCGCAGTGGTCTTCGTCTTCGCCTTGCTCGTATGGATTGTTGCCGGCGCACGCCAGCCTTCAATCTCCCTTGCCGGCCTGGTTGCGGGTTCGGTGACGCTGGCTGTTCCCTTGGTGTTTGGCTCCCTCTCCGGTGTCCTGTGTGAGCGGGTGGGCGTGGTCAACATTGCCATTGAAGGCCAGTTGCTCGGTGGAGCTTTCACAGCCGCCTTGGTGGCAACGGTGACCGGCAGCCCTTACGTCGGCCTGATTGCGGCAGCAGCCGCTGGTGCCACAGTGTCAATGGTCCTGGCGGTCTTCAGCATCAAATACCTCGTCAACCAGATCATTGTGGGCGTTGTCCTGAATGTCTTGGTCTCGGGCCTCACCGGCTTCCTGTTCGGCACCGTCATGGCTCCAAACAAGGAGCAGTTCAACACCCCCGGCCGCCTGGATATCCTGCCGATTCCGTTCCTTTCGGACATTCCCATCATCGGACCCATCCTGTTCAAGCAATCCATTGCTGGATACCTCATGTATGTGGCCGTGGCCGTAGTGTGGTTCGGCTTGTTCAAGACCCGTTGGGGCCTGCGCGTCCGTGCTGTCGGCGAGCACCCACAGGCTGCGGACACCCTCGGCATCAACGTCAACGCCACCCGCTTCTGGAACGTGACGCTTGGCGGTGCGATCGCCGGTATCGGTGGTGCCGTGTTCACCCTTGTCACCATCGACTCCTTCACCAAGGAAATCTCCGGAGGCCGCGGCTTCATCGCCCTCGCAGCCTTGATCTTCGGACGATGGAATCCGATTGGAGCCTTCCTGGCGTCTCTGCTGTTCGGCTTTGCGTACAACCTGCAATCGATTCTGGGCATCATCGGAACCCCGGTGCCGAGCCAGTTCATGGCCATGCTGCCCTACCTGGTGACCATTTTCGCCGTCGCCGGTTTGGTGGGTAGGTCGCGGCCACCGGCCGCAAGCGGCATACCGTACGTGAAGGGTTGA
- a CDS encoding cytidine deaminase — protein MPTLDERRVDWHALEEAAIKAMERAYAPYSKFPVGAAALTEDGRIVSGCNVENASYGLTLCAECALVGQLHMTGGGRIAAFYCVDGQGNVLMPCGRCRQLLYEFRAPGMQLMTTQGIKSMDQVLPDAFGPENLEETT, from the coding sequence ATGCCGACTCTTGACGAAAGGCGCGTCGATTGGCATGCGCTGGAAGAAGCTGCGATCAAGGCCATGGAGCGGGCCTATGCCCCGTATTCCAAGTTCCCGGTGGGGGCTGCGGCCCTCACCGAGGACGGCCGGATTGTCAGCGGCTGCAACGTGGAGAACGCCAGTTACGGGCTGACCCTCTGTGCTGAATGCGCGTTGGTGGGCCAGCTACACATGACCGGCGGAGGCAGGATCGCGGCTTTCTATTGCGTCGATGGCCAAGGGAACGTCCTGATGCCGTGCGGGCGTTGCCGGCAGTTGCTCTACGAATTCCGGGCGCCGGGCATGCAGCTCATGACAACGCAGGGAATCAAGTCCATGGACCAGGTGCTGCCTGACGCCTTTGGTCCCGAAAACCTGGAGGAAACCACGTGA
- a CDS encoding thymidine phosphorylase, which produces MTTTEAFDAVQIISIKRDKGTLTPEQIDWTIDAYTRGVIAEEQMAALNMAILLNGMNRQEISRWTSAMIASGERMDFSSLTTPDGGRKPTSDKHSTGGVGDKITLPLAPLVAVFGVAVPQLSGRGLGHTGGTLDKLEAIPGWRANLSNDEIMAQLQDVGAVICAAGSGLAPADKKLYALRDVTGTVEAIPLIASSIMSKKIAEGTGSLVLDVKVGSGAFMKDEARARELAETMVALGKDAGVHTVALLTDMSTPLGLTAGNAIEVEESVEVLAGGGPEDVVELTVRLAEEMLAGAGIHDADPAAALKDGRAMDVWNRMIEAQGGDPRAALPVAKESEVVYAPADGVLVELDALSVGVAAWRLGAGRARKEDKVQAGAGVRLHAKPGALVRAGEPLMTLLTDTPEKFDRAREALQDAVMIAPEGSRPAHQLIIDRIA; this is translated from the coding sequence GTGACCACCACCGAAGCCTTCGACGCCGTTCAGATCATCTCCATCAAACGCGATAAAGGCACGCTCACACCCGAGCAGATTGACTGGACCATCGATGCCTACACCCGCGGCGTGATTGCCGAGGAACAGATGGCCGCGCTCAACATGGCCATCCTGCTCAACGGCATGAACCGCCAGGAAATCTCGCGCTGGACGTCAGCGATGATCGCCTCGGGGGAGCGGATGGACTTCTCGTCGCTGACAACGCCCGACGGCGGCCGGAAGCCAACCAGCGATAAGCACTCCACCGGTGGGGTAGGGGACAAGATCACCCTCCCGTTGGCTCCGCTGGTGGCAGTATTCGGCGTCGCCGTTCCGCAGCTGTCCGGCCGCGGACTCGGCCACACCGGCGGCACCTTGGACAAGCTCGAAGCGATCCCCGGATGGCGCGCGAATTTGAGCAATGACGAGATCATGGCGCAGCTCCAGGACGTCGGAGCGGTCATTTGTGCTGCCGGATCCGGTCTCGCACCGGCCGACAAGAAGCTCTACGCCCTGCGCGATGTCACGGGAACCGTCGAGGCAATCCCGCTGATCGCATCTTCGATTATGAGCAAGAAGATCGCGGAAGGTACGGGCTCGCTGGTGCTTGACGTGAAGGTGGGCTCCGGTGCGTTCATGAAAGATGAGGCGCGGGCACGTGAGCTCGCGGAGACGATGGTGGCTTTGGGCAAGGACGCAGGCGTTCACACGGTGGCCCTGCTGACCGATATGTCCACGCCCCTGGGCTTGACCGCCGGCAACGCGATCGAGGTGGAGGAGTCCGTGGAGGTCCTTGCCGGTGGCGGTCCGGAAGACGTCGTCGAGCTCACTGTCCGATTGGCTGAGGAGATGCTGGCCGGGGCCGGCATTCACGATGCCGATCCCGCCGCCGCCCTCAAGGATGGACGGGCCATGGATGTCTGGAACCGGATGATCGAAGCGCAAGGGGGCGATCCGCGCGCTGCGTTGCCGGTAGCGAAGGAATCCGAGGTGGTCTACGCCCCGGCTGACGGCGTCCTGGTGGAGCTCGATGCCCTGTCCGTGGGCGTCGCGGCGTGGCGTCTCGGAGCTGGCCGGGCCCGCAAGGAGGACAAAGTCCAGGCCGGAGCCGGGGTGCGGCTGCACGCCAAACCAGGCGCGCTGGTAAGGGCAGGCGAGCCGTTGATGACGCTGTTGACGGACACTCCTGAAAAGTTTGACCGGGCAAGGGAAGCGCTGCAGGACGCCGTGATGATTGCGCCTGAGGGCTCAAGACCGGCCCATCAGCTGATCATCGACAGGATCGCCTAG
- a CDS encoding DedA family protein — translation MQAINDFILAAAGQPWVLFLVLACCLIDGFFPPIPSESVVVGLSAVSGGGGSPNVWLLGVVAAIGAFSGDNIAYLIGHRIGIQRWRWMRTQRMQGAFRWAGKELRRRSASLIMVARFIPIGRVAVNLTAGATHFNHRRFIGLTAMSAVLWASYSVVLGYFFGVWFEHNHLLGAVIAIVVAVILGIIIDRIISKVRGSVPLDGKNIAAGTNIAEEDGPPPPTV, via the coding sequence GTGCAGGCCATCAACGATTTCATCCTCGCCGCGGCCGGGCAGCCGTGGGTGTTGTTCCTTGTTTTGGCCTGCTGCCTGATCGACGGTTTCTTCCCACCCATTCCCAGCGAGTCCGTGGTGGTCGGTTTAAGTGCTGTCTCCGGCGGCGGAGGCTCACCCAACGTGTGGCTGCTCGGTGTGGTGGCAGCGATCGGGGCTTTCTCAGGCGACAACATTGCCTATCTGATCGGTCACCGCATCGGGATCCAGCGTTGGCGTTGGATGCGTACACAGCGCATGCAAGGAGCCTTCCGCTGGGCCGGCAAGGAACTTCGACGGCGGTCTGCCTCGCTCATCATGGTGGCGCGCTTCATTCCCATCGGCCGGGTGGCAGTGAACTTGACGGCTGGTGCCACGCATTTCAACCATCGCCGCTTTATTGGGCTCACTGCAATGTCGGCCGTCCTGTGGGCCAGCTATTCTGTGGTCCTCGGCTACTTCTTTGGGGTCTGGTTCGAGCACAACCACCTGTTGGGTGCAGTGATTGCGATTGTGGTGGCGGTGATCCTGGGGATCATCATCGACCGCATCATCAGCAAGGTCCGGGGATCGGTTCCGCTGGACGGTAAGAACATCGCGGCGGGTACGAATATCGCTGAGGAAGATGGGCCGCCTCCACCCACGGTATGA
- a CDS encoding DedA family protein: MLEHAAGQPWIYPVLLVFFFIDGFATILPSETAIVGLSALSLHNGQPNLWILGGTALVGAMAGDNMAYMLGRKIGLNRWKWMRRPKVRKMFAWAQYELEKRGAVLIFTARYIPWGRVAVNYVAGQTGFRHRTFFLLDAFACVTWVCYSIGIGLLAGQWVHNNPLLGVGIAVAFAVILGIVVDHVLRWWHKYLEKKDLEKDTAKQNLEKDTAKDVPQELTPKAVAGVDLSKPAG; encoded by the coding sequence ATGCTCGAGCATGCAGCCGGGCAGCCCTGGATTTACCCGGTCCTTCTGGTCTTCTTCTTCATTGACGGATTCGCCACCATCCTCCCCAGCGAAACAGCCATTGTGGGCCTCTCGGCGCTGTCCCTCCACAACGGACAGCCCAACTTGTGGATCCTCGGTGGCACCGCACTGGTGGGTGCCATGGCCGGCGACAACATGGCCTATATGCTGGGCCGCAAAATTGGCTTGAACCGTTGGAAATGGATGCGGCGTCCCAAGGTCCGGAAGATGTTTGCCTGGGCCCAGTATGAGCTCGAGAAACGTGGGGCTGTCCTGATCTTCACGGCCCGCTACATTCCCTGGGGCCGTGTGGCTGTGAACTACGTCGCCGGCCAAACCGGGTTCCGCCACCGGACGTTCTTCCTGCTGGATGCCTTTGCGTGCGTCACCTGGGTTTGCTACTCCATCGGCATCGGACTGCTCGCCGGGCAATGGGTGCACAACAACCCGCTGCTTGGCGTGGGTATTGCCGTGGCGTTCGCGGTGATCCTGGGCATCGTGGTGGACCACGTCCTGCGCTGGTGGCACAAGTACCTGGAGAAGAAGGACCTGGAGAAGGACACAGCGAAGCAGAACTTGGAGAAGGACACAGCAAAGGATGTCCCGCAGGAGTTGACGCCCAAGGCAGTCGCCGGGGTCGACCTCTCCAAGCCTGCTGGCTAG
- a CDS encoding adenosine deaminase has translation MTEPIVDAAPALDFDLKSLPKVSLHDHLDGGLRPATIIELAQAVGHTLPSTDPVALGEWFRESADSGSLVRYLETFDHTIAVMQTKEGLFRVAKEFVEDLAEDGVIYGEVRWAPEQHLQKGLTLDEVVEAVQEGLEAGVDAAEERGQQIQVGQLITAMRHADRGQEIAELAVRHRAKGAVGFDIAGAEDGFLPSRFKDAFTYLAENNFPATVHAGEAAGLDSIQSALVDGRALRLGHGVRIAEDITVEFEDNSDDDGEDTIGMVTLGGVAAWVRDRGIALEICPSSNLQTGAISSFGEGIESHPLDMLFQLGFNVTINTDNRLMSGVTLTDEFELLVETFDYDLDDLLELTLNAAEAAFLPLDEREALVEYINDAYANLG, from the coding sequence GTGACTGAGCCCATTGTTGACGCCGCCCCTGCCCTCGACTTCGATTTGAAGAGCCTTCCCAAGGTTTCCCTCCACGACCATCTGGACGGAGGACTGCGGCCCGCCACCATCATCGAACTGGCGCAGGCCGTCGGCCACACGCTGCCCTCCACTGATCCTGTTGCCTTGGGCGAATGGTTCCGCGAATCGGCTGACTCCGGTTCGTTGGTCCGTTACCTGGAAACCTTTGACCACACGATCGCCGTCATGCAGACCAAGGAGGGCCTGTTCCGCGTTGCCAAGGAATTCGTGGAAGACCTTGCCGAGGACGGTGTGATCTACGGTGAAGTCCGCTGGGCACCCGAGCAGCACCTGCAGAAGGGCCTGACTCTGGATGAAGTGGTGGAAGCGGTCCAGGAGGGCCTTGAAGCCGGTGTTGATGCAGCGGAAGAACGCGGCCAGCAGATTCAGGTGGGGCAACTCATCACTGCCATGCGTCACGCGGACCGTGGCCAGGAAATTGCGGAACTCGCTGTTCGGCACCGCGCCAAGGGCGCTGTCGGCTTCGACATCGCTGGCGCCGAGGACGGCTTCCTGCCCTCCCGCTTCAAGGATGCCTTCACGTACCTTGCAGAGAACAACTTCCCGGCAACGGTCCACGCCGGTGAGGCCGCGGGGCTGGACAGCATCCAGTCGGCGCTCGTGGACGGACGCGCTTTGCGGCTTGGGCACGGGGTGCGGATCGCCGAGGACATCACGGTGGAGTTTGAGGACAACTCCGACGACGACGGCGAGGACACCATTGGCATGGTGACGCTCGGCGGCGTGGCCGCCTGGGTGCGCGACCGCGGAATTGCCCTGGAAATCTGCCCGTCATCCAACCTGCAGACCGGGGCCATCTCCAGCTTTGGCGAAGGCATCGAGAGCCACCCGTTGGACATGCTTTTCCAGCTCGGTTTCAATGTCACCATCAATACGGACAACAGGCTCATGAGCGGTGTCACCCTGACGGATGAGTTCGAGCTCCTGGTGGAGACGTTCGACTACGATCTCGATGATTTGCTTGAGCTGACGCTCAACGCCGCAGAGGCCGCCTTCCTGCCCCTGGACGAGCGTGAAGCTTTGGTCGAGTACATCAACGATGCCTACGCCAACCTCGGCTAA